One window from the genome of Zonotrichia leucophrys gambelii isolate GWCS_2022_RI chromosome 27, RI_Zleu_2.0, whole genome shotgun sequence encodes:
- the ZNF652 gene encoding zinc finger protein 652 → MSQAGKGEPPGAGMAQEGPPAFYPGQELDLSTKVYKRESGSPFSVLVDSKGGKGHLHEREEQPFFRESRAVGEVRAVKEDRENSDDSEEEEEEEDEVTYKREQIIVEVNLNNQTLNVSKGEKGVPSQSKETAVLKSSSEEEEGDSGEEEATEDSNDYEENERQKKKEKRAEKGSVGQRRSRRAAAAAAACPAPRATRGRRKGAEPPKRKKKAAKEPKAPVQKPKCEEKETLTCEKCPRVFNTRWYLEKHMNVTHRRMQICDKCGKKFVLESELSLHQQTDCEKNIQCVSCNKSFKKLWSLHEHIKIVHGYAEKKFSCEICEKKFYTMAHVRKHMVAHTKDMPFTCETCGKSFKRSMSLKVHSLQHSGEKPFRCENCDERFQYKYQLRSHMSIHIGHKQFMCQWCGKDFNMKQYFDEHMKTHTGEKPFICEICGKSFTSRPNMKRHRRTHTGEKPYPCDVCGQRFRFSNMLKAHKEKCFRVTSPGTSPGPAVPAALPAPCPAPAAAGAALGLPLGPAAPPRPVPHPYGALALPPPPHGHHHGHHHGQQQQQQQHLPVPPVPHLPPPPALFKSEPLNHRGHGHGHGHGHGHGGDGFLRHLDKGGPAQPH, encoded by the exons ATGAGCCAGGCAGGCAAGGGGGAGCCCCCCGGGGCCGGCATGGCGCAGGAGGGGCCGCCCGCCTTCTACCCCGGCCAGGAGCTCGACCTGTCCACCAAGGTGTACAAGAGGGAGTCAGGGAGCCCCTTCTCGGTGCTGGTGGACAGCAAGGGCGGCAAGGGCCACCTCCACgagagggaggagcagccctttttcagggagagcagagcGGTAGGAGAGGTGCGGGCTGTGAAAGAAGACAGGGAAAACTCTGACGactctgaggaggaggaagaggaggaagatgaagtGACTTACAAAAGGGAGCAGATTATAGTGGAGGTAAACCTTAACAACCAAACCTTAAATGTGTCCAAAGGGGAGAAgggtgtcccctcccagtccaaaGAGACTGCTGTCCTTaagagcagcagtgaggaagaggagggtgacAGCGGGGAAGAGGAGGCCACGGAAGACAGCAACGACTACGAGGAGAACgagaggcagaagaaaaaggagaaaagagcgGAGAAGGGCAGCGTTGgccagaggaggagcaggagagcggccgcggccgccgccgcctgcCCGGCGCCCCGAGCCACGCGCGGCCGCAGGAAGGGCGCCGAGCCCCCCAAGCGCAAGAAGAAAGCAGCCAAGGAGCCCAAGGCGCCCGTGCAGAAACCCAAGTGCGAGGAGAAGGAGACTCTGACGTGCGAGAAGTGCCCCAGGGTGTTTAACACGCGCTGGTACCTGGAGAAGCACATGAACGTCACGCACAGGCGCATGCAGATCTGCGACAAGTGCGGCAAGAAATTTGTGCTGGAGAGCGAGCTGTCCCTCCACCAGCAAACTGACTGTGAAAAAAACATCCAG TGCGTGTCCTGCAACAAATCCTTCAAGAAGCTCTGGTCGCTGCACGAGCACATCAAGATCGTGCACGGCTACGCCGAGAAGAAATTCTCCTGCGAGATCTGCGAGAAGAAATTCTACACCATGGCCCACGTGCGCAAACACATGGTTG cccaCACCAAGGACATGCCCTTCACGTGCGAGACCTGCGGCAAGTCCTTCAAGCGCAGCATGTCCCTCAAGGTGCACTCGCTGCAGCACTCGGGGGAGAAGCCCTTCCGCTGCGAG aacTGCGACGAGAGGTTCCAGTACAAGTACCAGCTGCGCTCGCACATGAGCATCCACATCGGGCACAAGCAGTTCATGTGCCAGTGGTGTGGCAAGGACTTCAACATGAAGCAGTACTTCGATGAGCACATGAAAACCCACACTG GAGAGAAGCCGTTCATCTGCGAGATCTGCGGCAAGAGCTTCACGAGCCGGCCCAACATGAAGCGGCACCGGCGCACGCACACGGGCGAGAAGCCGTACCCGTGCGACGTGTGCGGGCAGCGCTTCCGCTTCTCCAACATGCTCAAGGCGCACAAGGAGAAATGTTTCCGCGTCACCAGCCCCGGcaccagccccggccccgccgtgcccgcggcgctgcccgcgccctgcccggcccctgCGGCCGCGGGCGCCGCGCTGGGGCTGCCGCTgggcccggccgcgccgccgcgcCCGGTGCCGCACCCGTACGGAGCGctggcgctgccgccgccgccgcacgGGCACCACCACGGGCACCACcacgggcagcagcagcagcagcagcagcacctgcccgTGCCCCCCGTGCCGCacctgccgccgccgcccgccctgTTCAAGAGCGAGCCGCTGAACCACCGTGGGCACGGCCATGGGCACGGGCACGGGCACGGGCACGGTGGGGACGGGTTCCTGCGGCACCTGGACAAGGGCGGCCCCGCGCAGCCGCACTGA
- the PHOSPHO1 gene encoding phosphoethanolamine/phosphocholine phosphatase, with amino-acid sequence MRRCCQAVGLPCLFKGVGMAGPRAPPRFLLVFDFDETIVDENSDDSVVRGRALPERLRHSPAAGGYNEHMRRVLAFLGEQGVRPAELRAAYERIPLAPGMAELFQLLSKHQELLEMVLISDANTFGIEAKLRAAGARSLFRKVFSNPASLDRRGVLTLGPYHSHKCLRCPANMCKAKILAEYLAERAREDVEFQRVLYVGDGANDFCPAGTLTAADVAFPRKGYPMHRLIQESQEKQPGAFRAAVVPWESAVEVARYLQELLRKKC; translated from the exons ATGAGGAGGTGCTGCCAGGCCGTGGGGCTGCCATGCCTGTTTAAG GGCGTGGGCATGGCCGGCCCGCGGGCGCCGCCGCGTTTCCTGCTGGTGTTTGACTTTGACGAGACCATCGTGGACGAGAACAGCGACGACTCGGTGGTgcggggccgggcgctgccggaGCGGCTGCGGCACAGCCCGGCGGCCGGCGGCTACAACGAGCACATGCGGCGCGTGCTGGCCTTCCTGGGCGAGCAGGGCGTGCGCCCGGCCGAGCTGCGCGCCGCCTACGAGCGCATCCCGCTGGCGCCGGGCATGGCCGAGctcttccagctgctctccaaGCACCAGGAGCTCTTGGAGATGGTGCTCATCTCCGACGCCAACACCTTCGGCATCGAGGCCAAGCTGCGCGCGGCCGGCGCCCGCTCGCTCTTCCGCAAGGTGTTCAGCAACCCGGCCAGCCTGGACCGGCGCGGCGTGCTCACGCTGGGGCCCTACCACAGCCACAAGTGCCTGCGCTGCCCGGCCAACATGTGCAAGGCCAAGATCCTGGCCGAGTACCTGGCCGAGCGGGCGCGCGAGGACGTCGAGTTCCAGCGCGTGCTCTACGTGGGCGACGGCGCCAACGACTTCTGCCCGGCCGGGACGCTGACGGCGGCGGACGTGGCGTTCCCCAGGAAGGGCTACCCCATGCACAGGCTGATCCAGGAGAGCCAGGAGAAGCAGCCGGGCGCGTTCCGGGCCGCCGTGGTGCCCTGGGAGTCGGCGGTGGAGGTGGCGCGgtacctgcaggagctgctgcgcAAGAAGTGCTGA